The following are encoded in a window of Podospora pseudoanserina strain CBS 124.78 chromosome 6, whole genome shotgun sequence genomic DNA:
- a CDS encoding hypothetical protein (CAZy:AA9; EggNog:ENOG503P1XX; COG:G) has protein sequence MKSILALTTALLATTGVQAHYIFQQFTSGGTKHAAWKYVRKNSNPAWLQNGPVTDLSSTDLRCNVGGQLSNGTETVTMKAGDEFTFTLDTAVYHAGPVSLYMSKAPGLVKDYDGSGQWFKIYDWGPSGNSWPMRISYTSNIPRCIPDGEYLLRIQQLGLHNPGAPPQFYISCAQVKVTNGGSTNPSPTALIPGAFKSTDPGYNVNVSLYC, from the exons ATGAAGTCCATCCTTGCGCTTACTACAGCCTTGctggccaccaccggcgtGCAGGCTCACTACATCTTCCAACAATTTACCTCCGGCGGCACCAAGCACGCCGCCTGGAAGTACGTCCGCAAAAACTCCAACCCAGCCTGGCTCCAAAACGGCCCTGTCACAGACCTCTCCTCGACCGATCTCCGGTGCAATGTCGGAGGGCAGTTGAGCAACGGGACCGAGACTGTGACCATGAAGGCTGGGGATGAGTTCACTTTCACGCTCGACACGGCGGTCTACCACGCCGGACCGGTGTCGTTGTACATGAGCAAGGCGCCGGGCTTGGTCAAGGATTATGACGGGAGTGGGCAGTGGTTCAAGATTTATGATTGGGGACCGAGTGGGAATTCTTGGCCGATGAGGA TTTCGTACACTTCGAATATCCCAAGATGCATCCCCGACGGGGAgtacctcctccgcatccaGCAGCTCGGTCTTCACAACCCGGGAGCGCCGCCGCAGTTTTACATTAGCTGTGCGCAGGTCAAGGTCACGAATGGGGGGAGTACGAACCCGAGTCCTACGGCGTTGATTCCAGGGGCTTTCAAGAGTACTGATCCGGGGTATAATGTTAACGTGAGTCTTTATTGCTGA
- a CDS encoding hypothetical protein (EggNog:ENOG503Q4SM), which yields MLGLRKTFAGKRLRKRSSASSFVSDTIDEEPAETSNRSAMDTIRAGLQESVSGLTVKSKPLDAPMTVKVTPISDGEHSDSERTASLADETFSATSTVAQSQLSTVTIQLTRVLETSKEIRRRIYKFGDYTETYFKHVDIESYLAYISDERLIHMPRRGSDWDRVLKSAQFFGLQLWGLGANVGDFCFGAHQASITALGSTQILLEIGHQQAQALVPTFEALYELAILITNVSQIQDIFYASQEVKESLAHLYCDLVDLVGRISILYREKISSLGQNTHKSVVINFETEFGQHVAGIWRRRDSIIAKMWSLKLGNRTHSLGVDAVRRRLQNDRSATGAFYDQVSENIKRAEDTCEWVKTPLVNFLRGKEKALTITGEAGSGKTVLAGWMKERLQRPLDHTQYTTLTYSFPYDYPSRCTALAFLKSILFQLLEKNVGNVGLYERLTSAFESYDQHRSSSKLETSLWAALESGLRSLDDRRTNVVVVVDGFQDVTGSISPLEFHGKLRTCVAKYRNVRIITLSRAISHLSEGCAHFTITSQHLHGDIKRYLRQSFSKFPGFTQLSPEVQEKTVHDLTQKAKASFLWAYIAVRLLAKDAPTQSPDAFVKAAQGINGTLDELVKKIVSKISLKHETTQTLLAFVLAADRPLGVNELGELLRIETKTCQLGGPIDVVARIRSTCGDIVVIQNGSVHFKSKSIRSYMQTLLDGKVLPSVRDAHRNLTLALLLYSKLSLTDGSEPSFEGLDDGFVDGYFKSHSLLYYAVRHWQAHFRASSLYADGDLVLGKDFVEYFPTSCHFGLLERSAYLYGEPVSVHVKHHEFSLRVQEACFGERHISVLQTFIILGNIHVEASDALAGAKFFYRAASLGKVILSTSSSVVVTCTHYFLKYTETITITERTEIVTWREEMIILMIQICKGKHGATSDTVIRWLEVLAKLYIDIKDTTRTRVIQKEIWEIYIGRFGKNHPKTRELAEYIGGLEIEFKGQVKEKEISSYVGWYLETADGFRVDDHRCISILIQLAFFYESQEEWFWAERTYISLWRRITELCRVHTTIELHISKLEIAIKYVKFLRRIGRYEEASNILICLWVEYEHRKFEELAIIVLLKEIGVLFKACGLLQIAISVFGKVWGWFKGKGKCDHKDAHETTILITEVVEEITETTTTTKTTTTTTTEVTETIIREVFVAHYERCKGGKVDEAFFKSCLALINLYIKIGHWSKAEVIITQSLEITWKAILTAEVTIKLSERFVTECILVARRLAVCYHRQYLFEKAEAIYLRIFRACLISLQMEDVRTEESLAVLICFYEEHHRHEKIIELFIEILAKYRKHLGHTHRLTIKIMYSLAAHYMLLGRKEGYDIYIEIVAILNKGRKHCHHDAIKAAVILIHFYKERQRWAELQQICCVLWETIVHCHKEIRFEQETLILVYETYMHVLEFHAKVEWSILYEISVKFREVVTVCFGTEAYIIITAMIALAKVCEKNHKHHHEAVTIYEEVITRIKTTKTTTVTETETTVTTVKKRLSKVYVTIITSGGATTTTTLDRAIELCYEAYLHLKLTLGCWHQETLLKLKDVIVLYLRLGGEKSHVRIVELLQIAFVEIISEKECKSADLYYAAVTLSSIFVTAKIIQHGFKLVRQLRHLAIFGGYEFEGSVEIVVKYNKTISKTALVFLLAFQHSLTDNNALTFTDLMAMALCEITLYEAYKRETESKTSRTTFVLEYGAKLRAFWIEQKQEHMCAVLDQRLFHIFKTKFGGFITTHDDFTRIYYLAVLTYLQQDLKKIDFDAVACKAGNEKVASLLKVGEWKKALEVARCTFYFVHRQGYYSDLTRVHYAYKLAEYMAGIDVPRPNDAKLWEEYLRLSREMTKEAFAILKDKNIELIRLKYEDISGIVRLLGSQQNFVELESLLLKLWKSREVQKNWNAERVLAVGKMLVHAHVAAKHVPAAIDLCETMCYNLRRSRGVLDPVTVEMQRMLAELYTTNQRVDRCMTIHEQILREIEAALRDYDQDESRPVRLYSQPTCGQPYLEGKKAQVGGVTCGQPYVEKKQQPQLCGQPSLQPETLAKTATWQLELLRRAYYRQGGFVKDEHEQEFTALCELLQQRLLKAAGDSKKDVCVLKAPKPETWARERKEGKQDDLIGVYVGPREKDWRLDGDSFAKYFGGGEQEGGSVEMKGGKRWSGVDHVNVARRSWWLF from the exons atgttggggttgagaaAAACATTTGCAG GCAAAAGACTTCGGAAGCGCAGCTCAGCATCATCTTTTGTTTCCGACACCATTGACGAAGAACCAGCAGAGACTTCGAACCGCTCAGCCATGGACACCATTCGCGCTGGACTCCAAGAGTCCGTCAGTGGACTCACAGTCAAGAGCAAGCCTCTCGATGCTCCTATGACTGTGAAAGTCACACCGATCTCGGACGGCGAGCACAGCGATTCGGAGAGAACTGCCTCCCTCGCCGACGAGACATTTTCCGCGACCTCAACCGTCGCCCAGAGTCAACTGTCTACCGTCACCATACAGTTGACTCGCGTTCTCGAGACCAGCAAAGAGATCCGGAGACGCATTTACAAGTTTGGTGACTACACTGAGACTTACTTCAAGCATGTCGATATCGAGTCCTATCTTGCGTACATCTCCGATGAGCGTCTTATCCACATGCCCCGTCGGGGTAGTGATTGGGACCGCGTTCTCAAATCCGCTCAGTTCTTTGGGCTTCAACTCTGGGGCCTCGGAGCCAATGTCGGAGACTTCTGCTTTGGAGCTCATCAGGCTTCCATCACCGCTTTGGGAAGCACTCAGATTCTTCTCGAG ATCGGACATCAGCAGGCTCAGGCCCTTGTGCCAACCTTTGAGGCACTTTACGAGCTTGCCATCCTGATCACCAATGTCAGCCAGATTCAAGATATCTTCTATGCCTCTCAGGAGGTTAAGGAGAGCCTTGCTCATTTGTACTGTGACCTCGTTGACCTGGTTGGACGGATCTCGATCCTTTACAGAGAAAAGATCAGCAGCCTTGGACAGAACACTCACAAGTCTGTCGTTATCAACTTTGAGACGGAATTTGGCCAGCACGTGGCTGGcatctggaggaggagggattcCATCATTGCCAAGATGTGGTCGCTGAAGTTGGGCAACAGGACTCACAGTCTTGGTGTCGATGCTGTTCGCAGGCGGCTTCAGAACGATCGGTCTGCCACAGGGGCCTTTTACGACCAAGTGTCTGAGAATATCAAGCGGGCCGAAGACACATGTGAATGGGTCAAAACACCTCTTGTCAACTTTCTCAGgggcaaggagaaggcttTGACTATTACTGGTGAGGCTGGATCGGGCAAGACAGTTCTTGCCGGTTGGATGAAGGAGCGTCTTCAAAGACCCTTGGATCACACACAGTACACTACGCTTACCTACAGCTTCC CCTATGACTACCCTTCCAGGTGCACAGCTCTTGCTTTCCTCAAGagcatcctcttccagcttcttgagaAGAACGTGGGCAATGTCGGGCTGTACGAGCGGCTGACGAGCGCTTTTGAGTCGTATGACCAGCACCGCAGCTCTTCCAAGCTCGAGACTTCTCTCTGGGCCGCCCTGGAATCGGGTCTGCGGTCACTCGACGATCGTCGCACCAACgtggtcgtcgttgtcgaCGGTTTCCAGGATGTCACTGGCAGTATCAGCCCGCTTGAGTTCCATGGCAAACTCAGGACTTGCGTTGCCAAGTACAGGAACGTCCGCATCATTACTTTGTCGCGTGCCATCTCACATCTGAGCGAAGGATGCGCTCatttcaccatcacctctcAGCACCTCCATGGTGACATCAAGCGCTACCTCCGCCAGTCTTTCTCCAAGTTTCCCGGCTTCACTCAGCTGAGTCCCGAGGTTCAGGAGAAAACAGTCCACGACTTGACacagaaggccaaggcttCGTTCTTGTGGGCTTACATTGCCGTGCGGCTGCTTGCCAAGGATGCGCCAACACAGTCTCCTGACGCCTTTGTCAAGGCCGCCCAAGGCATCAACGGCACGTTGGACGAGCTCGTCAAGAAGATTGTGTCGAAGATCTCCCTCAAGCATGAGACCACACAGACATTGTTGGCATTTGTTCTTGCTGCCGATAGACCCCTCGGCGTGAATGAGTTGGGCGAGCTCTTGCGCATTGAGACCAAGACCTGTCAGCTTGGAGGCCCCATCGATGTCGTGGCACGCATCAGGTCAACCTGCGGAGACATTGTCGTTATCCAAAACGGCAGTGTTCACTTCAAGAGCAAGTCCATCCGCTCCTACATGCAGACCCTGTTGGATGGCAAGGTACTGCCCTCAGTTCGAGATGCTCATCGGAACCTGACCTTGGCATTACTCTTGTACTCGAAGCTCAGCCTTACCGATGGCTCAGAGCCCTCTTTTGAAGGCCTTGATGACGGATTTGTGGACGGGTACTTTAAGTCACACTCCCTGCTTTACTATGCCGTCAGGCACTGGCAAGCCCACTTCCGGGCATCCAGCCTCTATGCTGATGGGGACCTGGTTTTGGGCAAGGATTTTGTCGAGTACTTCCCAACTTCTTGCCACTTTGGTCTGCTGGAGAGGTCGGCTTACCTCTATGGCGAGCCCGTCTCAGTCCACGTCAAGCACCATGAGTTTTCTTTGAGGGTTCAAGAGGCCTGCTTCGGCGAGCGTCACATCAGTGTCCTGCAGaccttcatcatcctcggcaaTATCCATGTTGAGGCTTCTGATGCATTGGCCGGTGCCAAATTCTTTTACAGAGCTGCCTCGCTTGGGAAGGTTATCCTTTCCACCTCCAGCTCTGTTGTTGTAACATGCACACACTACTTTCTCAAATATACcgagaccatcaccatcacggAGCGCACAGAGATTGTCACATGGCGTGAGGAGATGATCATTCTCATGATCCAGATCTGCAAAGGCAAGCACGGAGCCACCAGCGACACTGTTATCCGGTGGCTCGAGGTGTTGGCCAAGCTGTACATTGACATCAAGGATACCACGCGGACGAGAGTCATTCAGAAGGAGATCTGGGAGATTTACATTGGCCGTTTTGGAAAGAACCACCCTAAGACGAGAGAGCTGGCCGAATACATTGGCGGCTTGGAGATTGAGTTCAAGGGTcaggtcaaggagaaggaaatcAGCTCATACGTTGGCTGGTATCTCGAAACCGCCGACGGCTTCCGAGTCGACGACCACCGGTGTATCTCGATCCTCATTCAGTTGGCCTTCTTCTACGAGTCTCAGGAGGAGTGGTTCTGGGCCGAGAGAACCTACATCAGTCTCTGGAGGCGCATCACTGAGCTCTGCCGCGTTCACACCACCATTGAGCTGCAcatcagcaagctcgagATTGCTATCAAGTATGTCAAGTTCCTCAGGAGAATTGGTCGGTATGAGGAGGCCTCAAACATTCTCATCTGCTTGTGGGTGGAGTATGAGCACCGCAAGTTTGAGGAGTTGGCCATCATTGTCCTTCTCAAGGAGATTGGGGTGCTTTTCAAGGCGTGTGGTCTTCTTCAGATTGCCATCTCGGTGTTTGGAAAGGTCTGGGGGTGgttcaagggcaagggcaagtgTGACCACAAGGATGCACACGAGACtaccatcctcatcaccgaggttgtcgaggagaTCACCGagaccacgaccaccaccaagaccacaaccacaactaCGACTGAGGTCACTGAGACCATCATCCGGGAGGTCTTTGTCGCGCACTACGAGCGATGCAAAGGAGGTAAGGTGGATGAGGCGTTCTTCAAGTCTTGCTTGGCGCTCATTAATCTCTACATCAAGATTGGACACTGGTCCAAGGCAGAGGTCATCATCACGCAGTCGCTTGAGATCACCTGGAAGGCTATCCTGACCGCAGAGGTCACCATCAAGCTGTCGGAGCGCTTTGTCACAGAGTGCATCTTGGTTGCCAGACGCCTTGCTGTCTGCTACCACCGTCAGTACCTCTTTGAGAAGGCTGAAGCCATCTACTTGCGCATTTTCCGCGCTTGCTTGATCTCCCTTCAAATGGAAGATGTGAGGACCGAGGAGTCTCTCGCCGTGCTCATCTGCTTCTACGAggagcaccaccgccatgaGAAGATCATTGAGCTGTTCATCGAGATTCTTGCCAAGTACCGCAAGCACCTCGGCCACACTCATCGTctcaccatcaagatcatgTACTCCTTGGCAGCCCACTACATGCTTCTGGGACGCAAGGAGGGCTATGACATCTACATTGAGATtgtcgccatcctcaacaaggGCCGGAAACACTGCCATCACGATGCCATCAAGGCTGCTGTGATTCTGATCCACTTCTACAAGGAGAGACAGCGATGGGCTGAGCTTCAGCAGATTTGCTGCGTCCTCTGGGAGACGATTGTCCACTGCCACAAGGAGATCCGCTTCGAGCAAGAGACACTCATTCTGGTTTATGAGACTTACATGCACGTGCTGGAGTTTCATGCCAAAGTCGAGTGGTCCATTCTCTATGAGATCTCGGTCAAGTTTCGTGAGGTTGTCACAGTCTGTTTTGGGACCGAAGcctacatcatcatcacagcaATGATTGCTTTGGCCAAGGTTTGCGAGAAGAACCACAAGCATCACCATGAGGCTGTCACGATTTACGAGGAGGTCATCACACGGATCAAGACCACCAAGACAACCACCGTGACAGAGACGGAGACGACCGTCACCACAGTCAAGAAGCGCCTTTCAAAGGTCTATGTTACGATCATCACTTCTGGCGGTGCCACTACAACCACCACTCTTGACAGGGCCATTGAGCTGTGTTATGAGGCGTACCTCCACCTCAAGCTCACGCTCGGCTGCTGGCACCAGGAGACATTGCTCAAGCTGAAGGATGTTATCGTTCTCTACTTgaggcttggtggtgagaagtCGCATGTGAGGATCGTGGAGCTGCTCCAAATCGCCTTCGTTGAGATCATCTCCGAGAAAGAGTGCAAGTCTGCTGACTTGTACTATGCCGCCGtgaccctctcctccatctttgTCACCGCCAAGATCATCCAGCACGGCTTCAAGCTGGTCCGACAGCTCCGCCACCTCGCCATCTTTGGCGGGTATGAGTTCGAGGGCAGCGTCGAGATCGTCGTCAAGTACAACAAGACCATCAGCAAGACCGCCCTCGTTTTTCTCCTTGCCTTCCAGCACAGCCTCACCGACAACAACGCCTTGACCTTCACCGATCTGATGGCCATGGCACTTTGTGAGATCACCCTCTACGAGGCCTACAAGCGGGAGACGGAGTCCAAGACCAGCAGGACCACCTTTGTCCTCGAGTACGGCGCCAAGCTCCGCGCTTTCTGGATTGAGCAGAAGCAAGAGCACATGTGCGCTGTCCTCGACCAGAGGCTCTTCCACATCTTCAAGACCAAGTTTGGAggcttcatcaccacccacgaCGACTTCACTCGCATCTATTACCTCGCCGTGCTCACCTACCTTCAGCAAGATCTCAAGAAGATTGACTTTGACGCCGTTGCTTGCAAAGCCGGTAACGAGAAGGTCGCCTCTTTGCTCAAGGTGGGCGAGTGGAAGAAGGCACTCGAAGTGGCTCGGTGCACCTTCTACTTTGTCCACAGGCAGGGCTACTACAGCGACTTGACCCGTGTGCACTACGCCTACAAGCTGGCGGAGTACATGGCCGGCATCGACGTCCCTCGGCCCAACGACGCCAAACTCTGGGAGGAATACCTCCGCCTCTCACGAGAGATGACCAAGGAAGCGttcgccatcctcaaggacaagaacaTTGAGCTCATCCGCCTCAAGTACGAGGACATCAGCGGCATCGTCAGACTCCTTGGCAGCCAGCAGAATTTTGTCGAGCTGGAGtcccttctcctcaagcTCTGGAAGTCGCGCGAGGTGCAAAAGAACTGGAACGCCGAAAGGGTGCTGGCAGTGGGTAAGATGTTGGTTCACGCTCACGTTGCCGCGAAACACGTCCCTGCCGCCATCGACCTCTGCGAGACAATGTGCTACAACCTCCGTCGGTCCCGTGGCGTTCTCGACCCGGTTACTGTCGAGATGCAGAGGATGCTGGCGGAGCTgtacaccaccaaccagcgTGTAGACCGGTGCATGACGATCCACGAGCAAATCCTCCGCGAAATCGAGGCTGCCCTTCGCGACTACGATCAGGACGAGTCCCGCCCCGTCAGGTTATACTCCCAACCAACCTGCGGCCAACCCTACCttgaggggaagaaggcccAGGTCGGCGGCGTGACATGTGGACAGCCGTAtgtggagaagaagcagcaaccTCAATTGTGCGGACAGCCTTCTCTCCAACCGGAAACCCTCGCCAAGACGGCCACCTGGCAGCTTGAATTGTTGAGACGGGCTTACTACCGACAGGGCGGGTTCGTCAAGGATGAGCACGAACAAGAATTCACCGCGCTTTGCGAGCTCTTGCAGCAGAGGCTGCTCAAAGCGGCGGGTGACAGCAAGAAGGATGTCTGTGTGTTGAAGGCGCCAAAGCCGGAGAcgtgggcgagggagaggaaggaggggaagcagGATGATTTGATTGGGGTTTATGTTGGTCCGAGAGAGAAGGATTggaggttggatggggattCGTTTGCAAAGtattttggtgggggggagcaggaggggggaagtgtggagatgaagggggggaagaggtggagtGGGGTTGATCATGTTAATGTTGCCAGgcggtcgtggtggttgttctga
- a CDS encoding hypothetical protein (COG:E; CAZy:AA3; EggNog:ENOG503NXH9), with protein MHLLSTNRILSLFVVVATTNLVYGAPIEAEQAHEQALPRNLEGEFGISKEFDYVIVGGGTAGLTLANRLSEDPSISVAVVEAGSFYQITNPLLGKTPVGDVLFVGSDPSDTNPLVDWNFVTEPQRGANGRKIHYARGKCLGGSSARNFMIYQRGTVQSYQKWAEAVGDESYSWEALQPHFKRSVSFTPPREDLRFKNASAEFNINAFSTTGGGPLQVSYANYANSFSTWMEPALNEIGIGPTQDFNSGSLMGAQYCASTIRPETQTRDSSQTSFLREASGRRNLKVYMTTLGKKIVFDENKRATGVVVESRPFGLFEYTLKAKREVIISAGAFQSPQLLMVSGVGPRVELAKHKIPLIADRPGVGQGMQDHVFFGPSWRVKVETLTRIANDPLFVLGEFAGPYTFKKQGPLTNPVCDFLGWEKVPRGLIPKDTSTILDGQFPPDWPEVEYLTAPGYVGDFSNLFTTQPKDGYMYATILGGLVAPMSRGTVTLKSADTKDLPLIDPKWLTDPTDQEVAVALYKRLRQAFASKAMKGVLADTKEYFPGPDVKTDAQILAVIRNTVQTIWHASCTCRMGKRDDRWAVVDKEAKVIGVDGLRVVDASSFALLPPGHPQSTVYVLAEKIAAEILRKNHGKTIA; from the exons ATGCATCTCCTTAGCACCAATAGGATTCTGTCCCTtttcgttgttgttgcgacGACAAACCTCGTCTACGGTGCTCCCATCGAGGCTGAGCAAGCACACGAACAGGCGCTGCCGAGGAACCTCGAAGGGGAGTTTGGCATCTCCAAGGAATTTGACTATGTCATTGTCGGCGGTGGCACCGCCGGCTTGACTCTTGCCAACAGGCTGAGCGAGGACCCGAGCATCTCTGTCGCTGTTGTCGAAGCGGGGAGCTTTTACCAGATCACCAATCCTTTGCTGGGAAAGACGCCAGTGGGTGATGTCTTGTTTGTCGGGTCGGATCCAAGCGACACCAACCCCTTGGTTGATTGGAACTTTGTCACCGAGCCCCAGAGGGGTGCGAATGGGAGGAAGATTCACTATGCCAGGGGGAAGTGTCTTGGTGGGAG CTCGGCAAGAAACTTCATGATCTACCAACGGGGTACCGTCCAGTCCTACCAGAAATGGGCAGAGGCCGTCGGTGACGAGAGCTACTCCTGGGAGGCGCTGCAGCCGCACTTCAAGAGGAGTGTCAGCTTCACACCTCCCAGAGAGGACCTCCGGTTCAAGAATGCCTCGGCCGAGTTCAACATCAATGCCTTCTCCACCACTGGCGGAGGGCCCCTTCAAGTGTCTTATGCCAACTACGCCAACTCTTTTAGCACATGGATGGAACCTGCGCTGAACGAGATCGGTATCGGACCTACGCAAGACTTCAACAGCGGGAGTTTGATGGGCGCGCAGTATTGTGCTTCGACTATCCGGCCTGAGACCCAGACTCGTGACTCGAGTCAGACTTCTTTCTTGCGAGAGGCATCCGGGAGGAGAAATCTCAAGGTTTACATGACGAcgctggggaagaagattGTCTTTGATGAGAACAAACGGGCGAccggggttgtggtggagagcaGGCCTTTTGGACTGTTCGAGTACACTCTCaaggcgaagagggaggttaTCATCTCAGCCGGCGCTTTCCAAAGCCCGCAGTTGCTGATGGTTTCTGGTGTTGGCCCTAGGGTCGAGCTGGCGAAGCACAAGATTCCACTCATCGCGGATAGACCTGGAGTTGGACAGGGGATGCAAGATCATGTCTTCTTTGGGCCGAGCTGGAGGGTCAAGGTCGAGACGCTGACGAGGATTGCCAATGATCCATTGTTTGTGTTGGGAGAGTTTGCGGGGCCTTATACGTTCAAGAAGCAAGGCCCGTTGACCAATCCCGTTTGTGATTTCCTGGGCTGGGAGAAGGTACCACGTGGGCTGATCCCGAAGGATACTTCGACGATTCTGGATGGGCAGTTCCCACCTGACTGGCCTGAGGTTGAGTACTTGACTGCCCCGGGTTACGTTGGTGACTTCTCCAACTTGTTCACCACTCAGCCAAAGGACGGGTACATGTACGCGACTATCCTTGGTGGTCTTGTTGCTCCGATGTCGAGGGGCACCGTCACGCTCAAGTCAGCCGATACCAAggacctccccctcatcgaTCCCAAGTGGCTTACCGACCCGACCGATCAGGAGGTAGCTGTCGCGCTGTACAAGCGTCTGCGTCAGGCGTTTGCGTCAAAGGCTATGAAGGGCGTGTTGGCGGATACAAAGGAGTACTTCCCTGGCCCGGACGTCAAGACGGATGCACAGATCTTGGCTGTGATTCGGAATACGGTGCAGACAATTTGGCATGCCTCTTGCACGTGccggatggggaagagggatgaCCGTTGGGCGGTTGTGGACAAGGAAGCCAAGGTGATTGGTGTGGATGGGCTGAGGGTGGTAGATGCGAGTAGCTTTGCGTTGTTGCCGCCGGGGCATCCTCAGAGCACGGTCTATGTCCTGGCTGAGAAGATTGCGGCCGAGATTCTGCGGAAGAATCATGGCAAGACGATTGCTTGA
- a CDS encoding hypothetical protein (COG:U; EggNog:ENOG503NYS6): protein MATPAVDHDKISPHRQLAAASASSARERIQARSEGGDSKSSDELTDTTNVAQEIPHDDDEPPKSDLPFSKARCIALVATVTGASFLNTLSGQAVVIILPTIGRDLSIPDTRLQWIVSAYSLTFGCFLLLWGRIADIYGKRRMFIFGSAWFAMTMLVNPFLPNEIAFDLFRGLSGLGAAANVPTAIGILGTTFRPGKAKNYAFSCYSAGAPVGAVFGNLLAGFVSEYTSWKWVFVIMGLLAVIVTVAAFFILPAPNHTLHDEGVTVKNSVDWLGAGLVTVGLLALLFALTQGNVVGWRTPWIPVLIVVSLILVTLFVFWQRHLEKTKKRAPIMKVSVFHSTKFSAAMAIMALFFSSFNGLLVYATYFYQDFQGLSTLQTTLRFLPTGIMGVITALVVSQLLARVPTYLLLAVGTFCVSISSILFAAPIPPETTYWAYGFPAMVLSVFGADTTWPSLILFTSHSLPQSDQALGGALVNAMGQVGRAIGLAVATAIQTAVMARDRGVDVEEAGPVIPWDSASLAGLRAAEWWNFALGCAAFVVVLVAFRGPGLLGRRGL, encoded by the exons ATGGCAACACCGGCAGTTGACCATGACAAGATCTCTCCGCACCGGCAGTTGgcggcagcatcagcatcgtcGGCCCGTGAGAGAATCCAAGCGAGATCGGAAGGGGGTGACTCGAAGTCAAGCGATGAGCTCACCGACACCACCAACGTCGCCCAAGAAATACCacacgacgacgatgaaccGCCCAAATCGGACTTGCCGTTCTCAAAAGCGCGATGTATCGCCCTCGTGGCTACCGTCACAGGCGCGAGTTTTCTCAAC ACCCTCTCTGGCCAAGCAGtggtcatcatcctcccaacCATAGGCCGCGACCTTTCCATCCCCGACACCCGCCTCCAATGGATCGTCTCGGCCTACTCCCTCACCTTTGGCtgcttcctccttctctggGGCAGGATAGCTGACATCTACGGCAAAAGAAGGATGTTCATCTTTGGCTCGGCCTGGTTCGCCATGACCATGCTGGTGAATCCCTTTTTACCAAACGAAATCGCCTTTGATTTGTTTCGTGGTCTTTCTGGGCTT GGTGCGGCAGCCAACGTTCCAACGGCGATTGGAATCCTAGGAACTACCTTTCGACCTGGCAAAGCGAAAAACTATGCTTTTAGTTGTTACTCAGCAGGTGCCCCTGTGGGAGCGGTGTTTGGGAATTTGCTCGCGGGCTTTGTCTCGGAGTACACCTCATGGAAATGGGTTTTTGTCATTATGGGTTTGTTGGCTGTCATTGTGACTGTGGCGGCTTTTTTTATCCTGCCGGCGCCGAATCACACTTTGCATGATGAGGGGGTCACGGTGAAGAATTCGGTTGACTGGTtgggggctgggttggttACTGTGGGCTTGCTGGCGTTGCTTTTTGCCTTGACACAAGGAAATGTAGTTGGGTGGAGGACGCCGTGGATACCGGTGTTGATTGTGGTTTCGCTTATCTTGGTGACgttgtttgtgttttggCAGAGACATTTGGAAAAGACGAAGAAACGCGCGCCGATCATGAAGGTTTCGGTCTTTCACAGCACGAAATTCAGCGCTGCCATGGCGATCATGGCGCTCTTTTTCAGCAGTTTCAATGGGTTACTGGTTTATGCCACGTATTTTTACCAGGACTTTCAGGGCCTGTCGACGTTGCAGACGACCTTGAGGTTTCTGCCAACGGGGATCATGGGGGTCATCACCGCGCTGGTTGTCAGCCAGCTTTTGGCGCGGGTGCCGACTTACCTGcttttggcggtggggacGTTTTGCGTGTCGATATCGTCGATACTCTTTGCTGCTCCGATTCCGCCCGAGACGACGTATTGGGCTTATGGGTTCCCGGCTATGGTCTTGTCGGTTTTTGGAGCTGATACTACGTGGCCGTCTTTGATTTTGTTTACGAGCCATTCGTTACCTCAGTCGGATCAGGCTTTGGGGGGGGCTTTGGTCAATGCCATGGGTCAGGTGGGAAGGGCTATCGGTTTGGCTGTCGCGACGGCGATTCAGACGGCTGTTATGGCGCGTGATAGGGGGgtcgatgtcgaggaggctgGGCCGGTGATTCCTTGGGACTCGGCTTCGCTCGCGGGTCTGCGAGCAGCGGAGTGGTGGAATTTTGCGTTGGGGTGTGCGGCAtttgtggttgttttggtAGCTTTTCGGGGTCCGGGGTTATTGGGAAGGCGGGGGTTGTGA